A genomic stretch from Juglans microcarpa x Juglans regia isolate MS1-56 chromosome 3S, Jm3101_v1.0, whole genome shotgun sequence includes:
- the LOC121256906 gene encoding uncharacterized protein LOC121256906, with protein sequence MEVYGKSMVAGPTNVIFLSAILGQDGPIPVHKCDWKCENERVCGNMYRCKLTGLTHICDKNCNQRILYDNHSSLCRASGQIFPLTPAEEQAVRGVRRKLEADSSPTTDSCARKRRRDAQLHPSPFERSFSAVSPICSQVGDGMDVN encoded by the coding sequence ATGGAGGTATATGGAAAATCCATGGTAGCAGGACCCACAAATGTTATTTTTCTGTCTGCTATACTAGGCCAAGACGGGCCAATTCCAGTCCACAAATGTGACTGGAAATGTGAAAATGAACGTGTCTGTGGAAATATGTACCGCTGCAAACTAACAGGACTGACTCACATATGTGACAAAAACTGTAACCAGAGAATTCTGTATGATAATCACAGCTCCCTTTGCAGAGCAAGTGGCCAAATTTTTCCCCTAACACCGGCAGAGGAACAGGCAGTGAGAGGCGTCCGAAGGAAGCTTGAGGCGGATAGCTCCCCCACTACTGATAGCTGTGCTCGTAAGCGCAGACGGGATGCACAGCTCCATCCTTCTCCTTTTGAGAGATCCTTCTCTGCTGTCAGTCCAATCTGCAGCCAAGTTGGGGATGGCATGGATGTGAACTAG
- the LOC121258151 gene encoding probable ribonuclease P/MRP protein subunit POP5 yields the protein MVGFKNRYLIMEVFLDPNRGLVGDDPIIITQFNVSKAIKDSILVNFGECGLASTLGSFQVKYVNPITKLCIIRASREEYQKVWSAITMVRSIGNCPVLLNLLDLSGSIKACRSAALKCDELKFEQYKLVVGARLSADAMNQMQNYLEKIKILEH from the exons ATGGTGGGATTCAAAAACAGGTACCTGATAATGGAAGTTTTTTTGGATCCTAATAGAGGTCTTGTTGGGGATGATCCCATTATCATAACCCAATTCAATGTCTCAAAAGCAATCAAAGACAGCATTCTTGTAAATTTTGGAGAGTGTGGTCTTGCTTCAACGCTTGGATCCTTCCAAG TAAAGTATGTGAATCCCATCACAAAGCTATGCATCATTAGAGCCTCGAGGGAGGAGTACCAAAAGGTTTGGTCTGCAATTACCATGGTTAGGAGCATTGGAAATTGTCCGGTACTATTAAATTTATTAGACCTAAGTG GGAGTATAAAGGCTTGTAGAAGTGCAGCCTTGAAGTGTGATGAACTAAAATTTGAGCAGTACAAACTTGTTGTTGGGGCTCGTCTCTCAGCTGATGCTATGAATCAGATGCAAAACTAtcttgaaaagataaaaattttggagcACTAA
- the LOC121258889 gene encoding uncharacterized protein LOC121258889, whose product MEEKVLDYVLVPAGLALMMAYHFWLLHRVMKHPNMTVIGINAVNRRFWVRAMMEDVSKNGVLAVQTLRNNIMASTLLASTAIMLSSLIAILMTSGSWDKSTFLVFGDRSELGFSIKFFSILVCFLVAFLFNVQSIRYYSHASILINVPFRKMSSDEHYQNLTAEYVARTVNRGSYFWSLGLRAFYFSFPLFLWIFGPIPMLLSCFVLVFMLYFLDVTFELGWPLAVSDKDHLKDEELGIGARE is encoded by the exons ATGGAGGAAAAAGTTCTTGATTACGTATTAGTTCCTGCAGGCCTTGCTCTAATGATGGCATATCACTTCTGGCTTCTTCATCGTGTTATGAAGCACCCCAACATGACTGTCATCGGCATCAATGCCGTCAATCGCCGTTTCTGGGTCCGCGCTATGATGGAG GACGTGTCCAAGAATGGCGTTCTTGCTGTGCAGACACTCAGAAACAACATAATGGCATCGACCCTATTGGCTTCTACTGCAATAATGCTCAGCTCTCTCATTGCCATCTTGATGACAAGCGGTAGCTGGGACAAATCGACATTTCTTGTGTTTGGAGACAGAAGCGAGCTTGGCTTCTCCATAAAGTTCTTCTCCATATTGGTCTGCTTCTTGGTTGCTTTCCTATTCAACGTGCAGTCAATAAGGTACTACAGCCATGCAAGCATCCTCATCAACGTGCCCTTCAGGAAGATGTCATCAGATGAGCACTATCAGAATCTCACAGCCGAGTATGTAGCCAGGACTGTGAATAGGGGCAGCTATTTCTGGTCTTTAGGCTTGCGAGCCTTCTACTTCTCTTTCCCTCTGTTTTTGTGGATCTTTGGTCCCATCCCCATGTTGCTTTCCTGCTTTGTCCTGGTTTTCATGCTCTATTTCCTGGATGTCACCTTTGAATTAGGGTGGCCTCTTGCTGTTTCTGACAAAGACCACCTCAAGGACGAGGAACTTGGGATCGGAGCTAGGGAATAA